CAGCCGGTCGGCCGGTTTCGGTACGCTCAGCGTGGTCAAACCCCACCCGGATGCGAGCACGGCCCGATTGGCCGGCGTGTACGTGCGGGCCAGCTTCACCGGGAACACCGCCGTATTGAAGCTGATCGACCACTTGGTGCGCACGAGCGCGATGTCGTTCTGCTGCGTCCACTCGTTGAAGTTCGGGTGCAGTATGAACTGCTCCACGTCGTAGTTGTAGCCACCGCGCGCACTCGTCAGCGCACCGACCACGGCGATCACTTCCGCCGGCTTGCGGCCGGCGAGACAGTGGGCCGCCGTCAGGATCCAGTGGTTGCCGATGATGGCACCGCCGCAGAAGTGCTGGTACGTCGCCGATGTCAGCGACACCTGGTACGGGAACTGGCCCGAAACCGCGTTCAAACCGTTGACAATACGTCCCTCCCAGTCCGCTGTACGAAGCGCTGCGTCTGTCGGAGGAAAAAGCACAATTCCACGCATTGAAACTCTATTGAATGTTTCACGCATTTGATTTCACCCAGCTGTTACCTTCCCCACAAGCCACACTGGCAACGCACAGTACTACAAACGCGACCCAACGGTTCATTGTCACTGCTTTATCCTTTCACTTGTGGGCTCAGCCGTTCCCCTAAGGCTGCCGATTGAACGCTGTACTTTGAGGCATACCCGGCGACGGTCGTTCAATTTATAGCAAATGGCATGAGCTGCAAAGCATTCCAACATCTACGTCGATATGCCAAGAATttgatcgcaaaaaaaaacttcaaccgCAACAAAATAGGCATTGACAGTTTACATGGAGGCGCGTAAGTCTCGGGCAGATAAGAGCTGACTCCACAGCGCGTCATAACAAGCGCGTCCAGTCAATCCTGTCACGAGACTGACACTCGATTATGATTGATACTATTATCGGTGACGATCGCTACTGGATCGTATCCAGTTTGGTTCGCAAAATGCACTCTCGCTACTCTGTCGGGCAATGCACACGTGCCATTCTATGATTGAATTATCACGAgacataaaaataacagtATTAGCTGTATGTACAATATGTACAAATGTACAATAGAACATTAATTTGTTGAACTACAAATTATCTTCTTCAGCGCTGTTCTTAACACTGAGAAGCTGAAGGAACTCCAAAGAGAAGCCGCGCTGTGACTTTTGAAACGTAGATGGAAAAAATGTCAATTTTACGGGCTAAAATGAAGCCGACTAAGGTTCTTGCACCTTGCTGTCATAGGATGCTACATATATCAACTATTTAACTGATTGCTCAACTGCTAGAAGAATAAACCGTATGCAATCACACACGACTCACGACTaatgctcttttttgttgcaataatTGTGGGAATATCTTATAATTCCAGGATGCGTGCACAGGGGTTTTTAAAGACTATCAAGATATCAAGACAAATTAGTTCCTGGAGCTTTTACATAGCCCATACTGGTACTGAATCTGATTCTAGCTCTTAGAGTTGGTTTTAAACCTACACAGGTCGTTGAACTGATCCTGACACCATACCGATACTGAAACTGATCCTATACAGGCCCTGGAACGCATATCAGTAATTTAACTGAACCCTTACCAGTCACCAGACACTTATACTGGTTCTGGCATTGATTTCGTTTGCTATTCTTTATTGTAAGGATTCAAAACCTATACCAATTCTAGAACATACCCTGATATCATTGCTAACTTGGAACTGGCCCCAACACCATGCTCTCTGAAACTTATGCCATTTTTATTTTGGCTTTAAACAGAACCTGTATGTATAGCGCGTGGTCCtttgatacagtcgtcaactcgtaagACTTACCAAAATGCCCGGGGTGGTTTTCTACATTCCATGTTTGAGTAGGACTTTTACAGCAAATTGAAGAGTATCTATCTCAAACTCTCAGGGATCTTGTCCGAGGTTTGCAGAGGTTCGGCGCGACCTACTGGAAATGGGAATGGACAGTTCTATAACTGAGGAGAACCTCGGACAAATGTTGCTGAAAAGTTCAGACCCTTGGACCCGCATTCAGGAAGATGAGGTGCTGGAGAGAAGATGAGGCGGCGCTGAATGTGCTTGCTAATTCCACATCCGCAGAGGCGGCAGTCAACGCTGAACAGACGCAGGACGACCCGGCTGCAGCCCGACGAGCGGCCCGTAACCGTCAAGCAAGGACCCGGAGAGCGCAGGAGCGCGCGGAGCAGCTGGGCGACGTGGAATTGGCGTCGGCGTTCAGGCAATTGTATGGTCCAACAGCCAGCGATGCGATATCATCAATACCGGCAGCAGTGCCTTTGCTATTggaggcaacaacaacagtagaCCCTACACCAGTAACAGCAGCCGTAGCGGtagcagaagcagcaacagcaacatcaccGGTAGCACCAAGATTAGCAGCTGAGGTTGCATCCTCTCCAGCAACCACCGGAATGGCGCCGCCGTTATCACCAATTCTCTCTCCCAGAAGGTCGGAGACAAGCGCAATGGCAGGCCAGAGCGCATATGCTCCCCGACAGACAACAGAATGGTCGCGCAGTGTCTTCTGCATAGAAGCTGGAGCGTCGTCGCCAGCGACAACGAGAAATGGAGAGAACCCGACGACAGCGGCAGCGGAGGGCGAGGGACAGTCAGGCCGTCACGATTCCTTTTTCGCCATTACCATCCgacgaaatacaagaaaaGAGATCTACTCTAACGGCAGAAGAGGAGGCTGCTATCAGCATGCAGGCTACGTCAGGGCGCTAAGCAACCTGCCGTATGTAGGGTAGCTTACAAAAGCTAGGGATCTCAGGGATCTCAGGAAGGGCTAAGATCTCAGGGATCTATTTTTGATAAATACAGCTAATCAGTACACAAATCGATATTTGAAGACGGTATTCCGATTcacaatttaaacaaaactaTTCAGAAAACCTTACCACATATATAGTGGAATGCATAAAAAACAGGTATCTTATTTATGACGGCCTTCATTGCAAACACTTTCTTAGcataaaaacaacatcaaaacagaaataaaacaaaatacaacacaAATATCGCAATAAACCGAACAAAAGTAATATATCATGCTTCTCCTAACCTTTCAAAACCCTCAAAACTAGGCCGGCATTGCGTTTTCCATAACCAATCTATTACCAATCTATTACGGGGTATCTATTTTACCCCGTCTTTCCCTACCATCACTTAGCtgtaatacaaacaaacagcccTACAGTGCCTAACATTAGGCGCAACTGAAACCATACATGGTGTTGCGATTTCGCCGACTTCATTGACTTTAATACATTCAACGTTCCGTTTCGACATTAAATCTTTTAAGGCTAGAGTGGAGGAAACATTGATATGTCAGGTTATGCATGAATTTAATACTGTTTTAGCTTCAACAAACTCTcccaaaaagcaaacaaaaatattactgttctaatttttttattttatattacatTAAGTACACTCATTTCCTCCTTCTTTCTTAAGTTCTAATACTACGCCTGCGCCTTAAATGAGAGTGTGCGCAAGGATCCAGCCACGGTGCGACGAGATGCGTGCGTAAACGTCCGGATAGCCCTCACCGCACGGAATGCCCCACGAAACGATGCCGTGCAGTTCGGCACCGTGGATCAGTGGGCTGCCCGCATCACCGAGGCACGTGCCCTGGCCgaccgggctgctgctgcacagcGTCGAATCGTAGATCCGTGCGTTGTACGGATCAGCGAACCGTGCGCGGCATTCCAGCTGCGAGATCACGTTCACCGCAATGTACTGCAAGTTGTCCGGGAACTGAGGGTTGGAGAACTGCAAAGCACAAAAGCAAAAGTGAAGATTTGTGGTTagcgtcacatcgtgttgtgaGCTATCTACAACGCTTGACTTACTTCGGTACGACCCCAACCGGACACAAGGGCTCCGTAGGCCACGTTAATGTTGTACGAGCCAAGCTGCACACCCTGCACGGCATCACTCAGCACCATCTGCTGTGCCACACGTGCCACCGCAACGTCGTTGGCCAGCGTGGCCGATGCAAAGTTGGGATGGATGACGATGCGTCGCAAACCAAGATTGAAGCCTCCCTGGCTCAGCCGGTAGGCTCCCACCATGACGCGCGTGTCCGCAGTCGAACGGCCAAACAGGCACGAAGCGGCCGTAATGACCCACTGCTGGTTCAGCACGGCACCGCCACAGATGTGCATACCGTCCAGCGTGCGGAACGAGGCCTGATACGGGAAGTCTCCATCGCGCGCGTAAGTGCCACCGACGATCCGACCCTTCCACTGCTGGTAGAGCGGATCCGAAGTAGCCGACTCACCACTGACGGCCACCGCCAGGAAGCAGACGATTAGTGCAGCAGCTGCTTTGCGATACATTTTGCGGACGCACACGTTCCCACGATACTAACGAACCGGCGATCGAGCTAACAATTGTTCTTCAGTGACATGTGATGGTGGATTTTTATACCAAAAAAGCCAAAGCAACTGGATGGTCGAACGGCTTATCGCGGATGATAATGGTGGGCAACCGGTGGCCGCACCAATAGCCAGCCATTTGGCATTAGACAGATCAGCTCGATAACGTCTTCTACACAGCTCGGTTTATCGCTCCTCGTCGCAAACTGATGAATGTAAACCAAACTTTATCACCCATTCCCAATGCAGCGCGAATGTTACGCTCGAAAATTCTCGTCTCACCCTTGCCGACATTCCTACGCCGTTACATTTTAACCCTCTAAAGCGCATTTACAAGCAAGATAGTGGCGCAGTTTCCCGCCACAACACGCCACGAGCGCCGTGGATGCAGGTGTCCATTACGGATTAATCAATGCAATTAGCAACCGTGCCTAATCTTTTGGCTTTCAATTAAGCTTATCATGCGAACGATTGCAAAAgtgttgcaaaaaataaaaaggattaTCAAAACCGCAAGCTCATTCGACATCAAAGAAAAACACGAACACTCGAAACACAGACGATTAGATAATCAATCACCGAGCCGCAAACATTCACATCATGTCTGGGAGTTATTTTTAGAGCAAGTTTACAATTGGCAGAATCGTATTCCATCTGCCTCCTCGTGGATGGTGACTGCGCGTAATAGATAAGTACTTACAATTATGTATGTATTGATAACTGGCACACTTTAGCTCCGCCATAAGTAAACAAAATGCAACCATTTTGTAATGGTTTTCATCGATATCATGCAGTATCGAAAATGGGCAACTAATTCAACAGCCGAATAGAATTGTTATCAATTGTTGAGTGCTGTGATAAATATTATTCGAACCCGTTGTCGGCCCGTCGTTTATACCGTTATCATTCACGAGCAGCAGCTGTTTTTAATGAGcagtattaaaattaatatgcGTTTGCATGATGTCACCTGTTTTATTCTTTTCGGGCTATCTATGTTTTTAATAGAAAATAtcagcaataaaacaaaagcattcTTATGTATGTACGTTTACAGTGTTTTGGTCTGTAAGGCACAAATTATAACAGTGTGCATCAGTATTTGCCTCTAACGTACGACTTATTGACAATCAACATTGACTCTATTAAAACTCATCATTAATGCATAAAGGTCGGGcgacattgtccgtactcgctagtgtaattctTGTGAACCAGTGTGTGAACCAAAAAGTGTTTTGGGCTGGGGAGACTATAATTTTATCCAACGATGTATTTTTTCATTCCTGAAGATACGTGACAAATTAGAAAACTACAATGAATCTTTACAAATAAGCTACTAATTATGTATccttaatttaaataatatacaTAATTTAAGAATATACAGCCTAACAAATGCcgcaaaacatttaaaataatatgatACACTAGTAGTAAACAAACGTTGCTTTAAAGACAAATATTGATGACAAAGAGGCAATAATTGGTGACTTAAATGCAAATTCAGCTGtaatgaataatttttaaCGTTAAAAATACGTTTATAATTTTAACGAAGCTTTAATGCGTTGACCAACACAACATCGCAGTTCTTTTGGAAGCGCACCTTAGCAACGTTGCTACCAGAATCAAGATGGCGCTACAGCGCTAAACAACGTTTCTTTATCGCCATTTAGGCGTGAAGCTAGCAGTTACACCAGGGATCTCCAAACTTTTGAGTCCGCGGGCCACATTGGTTCGTAAATTTAGTTGCTGAAGGCCATTTACGCGCTACTTTTGGTAATGAGAACGTTTAAATCTTGTTTTGACAAGAAAATACTTactgaatattttaaagttCTGCATTTTTCTTCTATAGTAACTTGATTTTTGTCTTAGTTTAGACGCGgaccgtagtttggagaccacTGAGTCACACTAAAAGAAGTTTCACTTCATCGTTCAATATTTTGTTGTGTTATGTTCAAAACGTTCCGTATGTTCTGTATACCTGATTagatttttgtaaattttggtAGCTGCTCATGGTAGTTGAACGAATGAATATTAGATTAGAATATtagaagagaaagaggaaaagcAGTAGCAATACAAACGCGATATAATCAATAACGGTTGGAtaagaacacaaaaaagactAGGCCCTTGAGGTCCCAAGCTATAAAGAACACAATCTGCATAAAGAACTGCTCCCAGTTGATGCTTACTTATCTACTCAAAACGTATAGTTGTACTTTTGATTTCCTTTACAAGTAGCTTTCCACGTTACACAAGATGCAACGCGTATGCTTTACAAGTTATTTTTGCTTATATTTTCTAAGCTAGAACTTTACTTTCTTGCATTATTTATAATACACTGTAATAGAATTTTTGGAGTTCTTGTCTTAACCTAATTATCCTATcttaaactattttttaacCTAATTTTCCCTACACCTAAAGTTATGTTGGGGCGATTTCACGTACACTGCCCTGTATCTAGAAAGTCTACATTTTTCTATTAGCATCACCTGTATTGTTTGGCGATGTAACCTTGTACATGTTCCCTAAGCCAGACAACCGTAAATTACTGCAGTTTGGATGATTTGCTTGAAGACAGCTCACTTGTTTTAAATGGAAAGCTTGGACCTACCCGATATCAGTGGGTTTAAACTCATTAAGAGAGTTTGAGAACCTATCCGTGGGAGTGCATCTTGCTATCCAATGTGAGGCCCAAATATTTCACTCTGCTAGTCCATTCGACCAGAAGACCGTTAATCTCccagttgttgctgttggtgtcTTGCAACATTAaagattttgttgttttttgggacATCGTTGAAGATTTTGTAAATGGAAGAGATGAAGTATAATCCCACTACCATTAGTACAGCACCCAGTAACACCTTTTATGTCAAAGATGCCTTTTTTCCGATAGTTGATAGATGAAGAATGTGTGCAGGATCGATTTCACTCACAAGTAATCCTACAGCAAACAAATCACACAATGATGAATGGTTCTTTCTCTATGCCAAATTGTCTCCACACGCGTTGCATTTTCAAAAGTAAAAACTCTTTTAATTATCCTATCCAACCAGTGCCAAATTCATATCATCACAATCacacggggttttttttttccttctgccAAGCGACGATCGCTTAGACAGCGTTGGCATTGATCCAGCCGACGAAGGACGAGACGCGAGCGAACACGTCGGGCATGCCGAGACCGCACGGGATACCCCACGAGACAATACCGTGGAGGGCACCGCCCTGCACCAGCGGGCCGCCGGAGTCACCCATGCACATGCCCTGGCCGGACGGGCTCAGCGTGCAGACGGTCGAGTCGAAGACGCGGCCAGCGTTGGCAGTGGTGTGACGGTTGCGGCAGTCAGCCAGCGTGATGATCTGGGTGTTCAGGAACTGGAGATGGTTCGGGATACCGACGTTGGCCTGTTGGTCAttcaaaagaacaaaaaagtgagttaaCATTCCAGATCTTCACCCAGCCAGCCAAGCCCAAGAACTGTCGGACTTACTCCAAGCTGACCCCAGCCGGAAGCGACGGCTCCACCACCGGTGACGAAGTTCGTTCCGAGGGCGATCGGCTGCACAGCGGCAGTGTACGTGATGAAGGTGGCGGTCTGCACCAGCGACACATCGTTGGCCAGCGTGTTGGCGTTGTAGTTCGGATGGTTGACGATGCGGGCCGTGCTGTGCGCAATGCCGCCACCGTTCAGGAAGATAGCACCGACCACCGAGATGGTGTTGGCGGTGGTACGGCCGACCGTGCAGTGAGCAGCCGACAGCACGTAGCGGTTGTTAATGATCGAGCCACCGCAGAAGTGCGAGTTGCCGGAGGAGCGCAGCGA
This genomic interval from Anopheles merus strain MAF chromosome 3L, AmerM5.1, whole genome shotgun sequence contains the following:
- the LOC121599195 gene encoding chymotrypsin-2-like produces the protein MYRKAAAALIVCFLAVAVSGESATSDPLYQQWKGRIVGGTYARDGDFPYQASFRTLDGMHICGGAVLNQQWVITAASCLFGRSTADTRVMVGAYRLSQGGFNLGLRRIVIHPNFASATLANDVAVARVAQQMVLSDAVQGVQLGSYNINVAYGALVSGWGRTEFSNPQFPDNLQYIAVNVISQLECRARFADPYNARIYDSTLCSSSPVGQGTCLGDAGSPLIHGAELHGIVSWGIPCGEGYPDVYARISSHRGWILAHTLI
- the LOC121600175 gene encoding chymotrypsin-2-like → MPPLGYREDHPSSNRLHKMFRLSVLLTICLAATALGNVLSPEYYEWAGRIVGGQNAGTNQFPYQVSLRSSGNSHFCGGSIINNRYVLSAAHCTVGRTTANTISVVGAIFLNGGGIAHSTARIVNHPNYNANTLANDVSLVQTATFITYTAAVQPIALGTNFVTGGGAVASGWGQLGANVGIPNHLQFLNTQIITLADCRNRHTTANAGRVFDSTVCTLSPSGQGMCMGDSGGPLVQGGALHGIVSWGIPCGLGMPDVFARVSSFVGWINANAV
- the LOC121599124 gene encoding chymotrypsin-2-like, with product MNRWVAFVVLCVASVACGEDAALRTADWEGRIVNGLNAVSGQFPYQVSLTSATYQHFCGGAIIGNHWILTAAHCLAGRKPAEVIAVVGALTSARGGYNYDVEQFILHPNFNEWTQQNDIALVRTKWSISFNTAVFPVKLARTYTPANRAVLASGWGLTTLSVPKPADRLQYVALRTISNEDCSERFRKLQNRAITPSVLCTFSRNEQGTCMGDSGGPLVEDGELVGIVSWGIPCAVGYPDVYVRVSSFRAWIGAVTGVY